A genomic region of Oscillatoria sp. FACHB-1407 contains the following coding sequences:
- a CDS encoding ferredoxin-thioredoxin reductase variable chain: protein MKVGDRVRVKESITIYHHPEHRNEPFDIKGQEGEVIAIVSEWQGKPISANLPVQVKFTPKFRAHLRENELEVLES from the coding sequence ATGAAAGTTGGCGATCGCGTTCGTGTTAAAGAATCGATTACCATTTATCATCATCCCGAACACCGCAATGAGCCGTTTGATATCAAAGGTCAAGAGGGAGAAGTTATTGCGATTGTGAGTGAATGGCAAGGAAAGCCTATCAGCGCAAATTTACCAGTCCAGGTTAAATTTACGCCTAAGTTTAGAGCGCACCTCCGGGAGAATGAATTGGAAGTGTTAGAGAGCTAA
- a CDS encoding ABC transporter ATP-binding protein, giving the protein MSQELAIATRGLTKQFDRHIAVNDVDLHVQSGEVFGLIGPNGAGKTTLIRMLAMAEQPTMGEIYINGEQVFRDRANTHVKGYLGFLPDDFPLYEDLTIWDYLDYFARLYRLEGVHRTRRLHEVLEMVQLSHKRNDAIATLSRGMKQRLSLARTIIHEPVVLLLDEPVSGLDPIARMQFRDIIKTLREVGMTILISSHVLSDLAELCTSVGIMELGYLVENTSLQELYRRFSRQQIVMSTLGSLDALQAELQQCSYIDDIEVIPATSSLKVHFSGTPETIADLMRSLIYAGIPLTEFHCTQEDLESIFLKLGHKQTS; this is encoded by the coding sequence ATGTCACAAGAACTGGCGATCGCAACTCGTGGGCTAACCAAACAATTTGACCGTCACATTGCCGTGAATGATGTGGACTTACACGTTCAATCGGGGGAGGTCTTTGGGTTAATTGGACCCAATGGAGCAGGCAAAACCACTCTGATTCGGATGCTGGCGATGGCTGAGCAACCCACCATGGGGGAAATCTACATCAATGGTGAACAGGTCTTTCGAGACAGAGCGAACACTCATGTCAAAGGCTATCTGGGCTTTTTGCCCGATGATTTTCCTCTCTACGAAGACCTCACAATCTGGGATTATCTTGATTATTTTGCGCGGCTCTACCGTTTAGAAGGTGTGCACCGAACGCGGCGACTCCACGAGGTGCTGGAAATGGTGCAACTGAGCCACAAGCGCAATGATGCGATCGCCACTTTATCGCGTGGCATGAAACAACGTCTTAGCCTTGCCCGCACCATCATTCACGAACCCGTTGTGTTGTTGCTGGATGAACCCGTGTCAGGGCTAGACCCGATCGCCCGAATGCAGTTCCGCGACATCATCAAAACCTTACGAGAAGTGGGCATGACAATTCTCATCTCGTCCCATGTGTTAAGCGATCTGGCAGAACTCTGTACCTCCGTTGGCATTATGGAACTGGGCTATCTGGTCGAGAATACCTCGCTGCAAGAGCTTTATCGCCGTTTCAGCCGTCAACAAATTGTCATGTCTACCCTGGGAAGTCTGGATGCCTTGCAAGCCGAACTACAACAGTGCTCTTACATTGATGACATTGAGGTTATTCCAGCGACCTCCAGCCTCAAAGTGCATTTCTCAGGCACCCCCGAAACTATCGCAGACCTGATGCGATCGCTCATTTATGCAGGCATTCCCCTCACCGAATTTCACTGCACTCAGGAAGACTTAGAGAGCATTTTCTTAAAGTTAGGTCACAAACAAACGTCATAA